The following are encoded in a window of Gossypium raimondii isolate GPD5lz chromosome 13, ASM2569854v1, whole genome shotgun sequence genomic DNA:
- the LOC105782962 gene encoding uncharacterized protein LOC105782962, with protein MVRKRYQEAKTGFQLLKSIDADKYLKKIGLGKEDHYFWKQVGKALLCTYTLFGVAWLYNETSPLGWWTLKPRPKEERELAHLYERREFPYPGDAEAMEEFVAKGGMIGTTIGPKGIIETDKDSVNYQKEMQNKKFEQEAMKLWVRMRNEVISELQEKGYDVE; from the exons ATGGTTCGTAAACGGTATCAAGAAGCCAAAACAG GTTTCCAATTGTTAAAATCAATAGACGCAGACAAGTATCTAAAAAAGATAGGATTAGGCAAAGAAGATCATTACTTTTGGAAGCAAGTCGGGAAGGCATTGCTATGCACCTACACGCTCTTTGGCGTCGCATGGCTTTACAACGAAACGTCGCCGCTAGGGTGGTGGACGTTGAAGCCTAGACCAAAAGAAGAAAGGGAATTAGCCCATTTATATGAGCGGCGAGAGTTTCCGTACCCCGGTGATGCTGAGGCCATGGAAGAGTTCGTTGCTAAGGGAGGCATGATCGGAACTACGATTGGGCCGAAAGGGATAATAGAAACCGATAAAGATTCGGTTAATTATCAGAAAGAGATGCAGAACAAGAAATTCGAACAGGAAGCGATGAAGCTTTGGGTTAGGATGAGGAATGAAGTTATTTCAGAGCTTCAAGAGAAAGGGTATGATGTTGAGTGA
- the LOC105782375 gene encoding alpha-glucan phosphorylase, H isozyme, whose amino-acid sequence MAENGKSATEKVPAVANPLSEQPSEIASNINYHAQFSPHFSPFKFEPEQAFFATAESVRDRLVKQWNETFLHYHKVDPKQTYYLSMEYLQGRALTNAIGNLDIQNAYAEALNKLGHELEEIAEQEKDAALGNGGLGRLASCFLDSMATLNLPAWGYGLRYKYGLFKQLITKQGQEEIAEDWLEKFSPWEVVRHDIVFPVRFFGSIEINPDGSRKWVGGEVVQALAYDVPIPGYKTKNTISLRLWEAKGRAEDFNLFQFNDGQYESAAQLHSRAQQICAVLYPGDATEDGKLLRLKQQFFLCSASLQDIILRFKERRSGKGSWKWSEFPSKVAVQLNDTHPTLAIPELMRLLMDDERLGWDEAWDVTTRTIAYTNHTVLPEALEKWSQPVMWKLLPRHMEIIEEIDKRFLAMINATRPDLEHKLPTMRVLDHNPQKPVVRMANLCVVSAHTVNGVAQLHSDILKAELFADYVSIWPTKFQNKTNGITPRRWLRFCSPELSNIITKWLKTDQWVTNLDLLSGLREFADNADFQDEWASAKMANKQRLAQYILRVTGVSIDPNSLFDIQVKRIHEYKRQLLNILGAIYRYKKLKEMSPELRKNTTSRTIMIGGKAFATYTNAKRIVKLVNDVGAVVNNDPEVNSYLKVVFVPNYNVSVAEMLIPGSELSQHISTAGMEASGTSNMKFALNGCLIIGTLDGANVEIREEIGEENFFLFGARADEVPQLRKDRENGLFKPDPRFEEAKQFIRSGAFGSYDYNPLLDSLEGNSGYGRGDYFLVGHDFPDYMDAQARVDEAYKDRKKWLKMSILSTAGSGKFSSDRTIAQYAKEIWNIEECQVP is encoded by the exons ATGGCGGAAAACGGTAAATCTGCGACGGAGAAAGTACCGGCGGTTGCGAATCCGTTAAGCGAACAGCCATCGGAAATCGCATCGAATATCAATTACCACGCGCAGTTCAGTCCTCATTTCTCGCCGTTCAAGTTTGAACCAGAACAAGCTTTCTTCGCTACGGCTGAGAGTGTTCGCGACCGTCTCGTCAAG cAATGGAATGAAACTTTCCTTCACTATCATAAAGTTGATCCGAAACAAACTTATTACTTATCAATGGAATATCTTCAAGGACGAGCTTTAACTAATGCGATTGGGAATCTTGACATTCAAAATGCTTACGCTGAGGCTTTGAATAAGTTAGGACATGAACTCGAAGAGATTGCTGAGCAG GAGAAAGATGCTGCACTTGGAAATGGTGGTTTGGGAAGGCTTGCTTCTTGTTTTCTCGATTCTATGGCAACGTTGAATTTGCCTGCTTGGGGATATGGTTTAAGGTACAAATATGGGCTTTTCAAACAGCTGATAACAAAACAAGGACAAGAGGAAATTGCGGAAGATTGGCTTGAG AAGTTTAGTCCCTGGGAGGTTGTTAGGCATGATATAGTGTTTCCTGTCAGATTCTTTGGAAGTATTGAGATTAATCCAGATGGGTC TCGAAAATGGGTTGGAGGAGAGGTAGTGCAAGCTCTGGCTTATGATGTTCCAATTCCAGGATATAAAACCAAGAATACAATAAGCCTTCGCCTCTGGGAAGCAAAAGGTCGTGCTGAGGATTTCAATCTTTTTCAGTTTAATGATGGACAATATGAATCTGCTGCACAGCTTCATTCAAGAGCTCAACAG ATATGTGCTGTTCTGTATCCTGGAGATGCTACTGAAGATGGGAAGCTTTTACGTCTGAAACAACAATTTTTCCTCTGCAGTGCATCATTGCAG GACATTATTCTCAGATTCAAGGAGAGAAGAAGTGGAAAGGGCTCATGGAAATGGTCTGAATTTCCCAGCAAGGTAGCTGTACAACTGAATGATACTCATCCTACGCTTGCAATTCCTGAACTGATGCGCTTGTTAATGGATGATGAAAGACTTGGGTGGGATGAGGCTTGGGATGTAACAACAAG GACAATTGCATATACCAATCATACTGTCCTTCCCGAAGCACTTGAGAAGTGGTCACAACCAGTAATGTGGAAGCTTCTTCCTCGCCACATGGAAATCATAGAAGAAATTGACAAAAGG TTTCTTGCAATGATAAATGCCACCCGTCCTGACCTTGAGCATAAGCTTCCTACCATGCGAGTCTTGGATCATAATCCCCAAAAACCTGTTGTGAGGATGGCGAACTTATGTGTGGTATCTGCACATACG GTGAATGGTGTAGCCCAGCTGCACAGTGACATCTTAAAGGCTGAGTTGTTTGCAGATTACGTTTCTATATGGCCAACCAAGTTCCAAAACAAGACTAATGGAATTACTCCTCGTCGATGGCTTCGGTTTTGCAGTCCAGAGCTCAGTAACATAATCACCAAGTGGTTAAAAACTGACCAATGGGTGACCAATCTTGACCTGCTTTCTGGTCTTCGAGAA TTTGCTGATAATGCAGATTTTCAAGATGAATGGGCATCTGCTAAGATGGCTAACAAACAACGTTTGGCGCAATACATATTGCGTGTAACAGGAGTAAGTATCGATCCAAACAGTTTATTCGACATACAAGTTAAGCGTATTCATGAATACAAGAGACAGCTGCTGAACATTTTGGGTGCGATCTATAGGTACAAGAAGTTAAAG GAGATGAGTCCTGAGCTGCGGAAAAATACTACTTCCCGGACCATTATGATTGGAGGGAAAGCATTTGCCACATATACAAATGCTAAACGTATAGTCAAATTGGTGAATGATGTTGGTGCAGTAGTCAACAATGATCCTGAAGTCAATAGCTATTTGaag GTCGTATTTGTTCCAAACTACAATGTGTCTGTAGCTGAAATGCTTATTCCTGGAAGCGAGCTTTCCCAGCATATTAGTACTGCAGGCATGGAGGCTAGTGGGACGAGCAACATGAAATTTGCTCTAAATGGCTGCCTCATAATAGGAACACTTGATGGAGCTAATGTTGAAATCCGCGAGGAAATAGGGGAGGAGAATTTCTTCCTTTTCGGTGCAAGAGCTGATGAAGTCCCTCAGTTGCGGAAGGACAGAGAGAACGGATTG TTCAAACCCGATCCTCGGTTTGAAGAGGCCAAGCAGTTCATAAGAAGTGGGGCATTCGGAAGTTACGACTACAATCCACTTCTCGATTCTCTAGAAGGTAACTCGGGTTATGGTCGAGGTGATTATTTCCTCGTCGGTCATGATTTCCCAGATTACATGGATGCTCAAGCCCGAGTAGATGAAGCTTACAA GGATCGCAAGAAGTGGCTAAAGATGTCTATACTAAGCACTGCTGGCAGCGGCAAGTTCAGTAGCGATCGGACTATAGCCCAGTACGCTAAGGAAATTTGGAATATCGAGGAATGCCAAGTGCCGTAA
- the LOC105782376 gene encoding serine/arginine-rich splicing factor SR45a, with protein sequence MSYSKRSRYSSSPSPNKRYTRSVSRSLSSSRSRSRSKSRSAESDVENPGNSLYVTGLSPRITKRELEKHFASEGNVIDVHLVVDPRTRDSRGFGFVTMATNKEADCCIKYLDGSVLEGRVITVEKARRRRGRTPTPGRYLGLKTIRERHRSPSYSPCRSPSYSPYSSSRSPSSCYSSDRSRSRSRSRSYSPQYRSYSRAHSQYSRSPDDRYYRKNYRYCSYSPEDRYYRRRDQSYSPYDCYYHRRDRSYSPDDRYYRRRDRFYSPDDRYHCRRDRSYSPEDRYYRRRDRSYSPDDRYYRMSRDRSYSLYNSRYRRLRYRSASRSLTPPRSRRASRRSCSYSVSPKRSTSLRRSYSRSTSSEGRRSRSYSRSVSPPPRRSLRSLRQEGSNKSYSRRSGSPALRSISRSVSPRSDSSS encoded by the exons ATGTCGTACTCTAAGAGGTCAAGGTATTCAAGTTCTCCTTCCCCGAACAAGCGATACACCCGGTCTGTGTCGAGATCCTTGTCGAGCTCAAGGAGTCGGTCCCG GAGTAAGAGTAGGAGTGCTGAAAGTGATGTTGAAAATCCCGGGAATAGTTTGTATGTTACTGGCTTGTCACCTCGGATCACCAAGAGAGAGTTGGAGAAGCATTTTGCAAGCGAGGGAAAT GTGATCGATGTTCACCTTGTGGTTGATCCAAGGACAAGGGACTCTCGCGGATTTGGGTTTGTTACGATGGCTACCAACAAAGAAGCTGACTGTTGCATCAAGTACTTGGACGGTTCTGTTCTTGAGGGACGTGTCATTACAGTTGAGAAG GCTAGGAGGCGGAGGGGGAGAACCCCTACACCGGGAAGGTATTTGGGGTTGAAAACTATTCGTG AGCGTCATCGTTCGCCGAGTTACTCACCCTGTCGATCTCCTAGCTATTCTCCTTATTCAAGCAGCCGAAGCCCGTCATCTTGTTATTCATCTGATAGGAGTAGGAGTAGGAGTAGGAGCAGGTCTTACTCCCCCCAGTATAGGTCTTATTCACGTGCTCATTCCCAGTATAGTAGATCACCTGATGACCGCTATTATAGAAAGAATTATCGTTACTGTTCCTACTCTCCTGAAGATCGATACTATCGAAGGCGTGATCAGTCCTACTCTCCTTATGATTGTTATTATCATAGACGGGACCGTTCTTACTCTCCTGATGATAGATACTATAGAAGGCGTGATAGGTTTTACTCTCCCGATGATCGTTACCACTGCAGACGGGATCGTTCTTACTCTCCTGAGGATCGATACTATAGAAGGCGGGACCGTTCTTACTCACCTGATGATCGGTACTATAGAATGTCACGTGATAGGTCATATTCGCTATATAACTCTAGATATAGAAGACTCCGTTATCGTTCTGCTTCTCGAAGCCTTACACCTCCTCGATCAAGGAGAGCTTCAAGGAGAAGCTGCTCATATAGTGTCAGCCCTAAGCGAAGTACCAGTTTGAGGAGGAGCTACTCACGCAGCACTTCCTCAGAAGGGAGGAGGTCAAGGAGCTACTCGCGAAGCGTTTCTCCACCACCTAGGAGAAGTTTGAGGAGTCTGAGGCAGGAAGGTTCTAACAAAAGCTACTCTAGAAGAAGTGGAAGTCCAGCTCTGAGATCTATATCTAGGTCGGTTTCTCCTAGATCGGATTCTTCATCTTGA